The Podospora pseudocomata strain CBS 415.72m chromosome 3, whole genome shotgun sequence genome window below encodes:
- a CDS encoding hypothetical protein (EggNog:ENOG503P9VI): MYLYSEMKRLYTSFQEMITSRKGALRRNGRGGLKRPLVISAPYNFEQIPVTLPGLTPEEILVLREKAAATRLGIHADSPPSIATYSVSAPSSSSNSSTPNPNVTGVLPPPPPPIITNLHTSGPGRSSSRAGSSMRSSSARSGTISRSESMARIPHPSNLRHYASSEEVRPMPMPMPIPSGGGLPAQSNHSLLLLGDLDDDVVSPLELDSHPRPGSRSRGHVNNNVDPVGMFPLDLDFEHLEREFELGSPISPLSPPSKKNTPRGSPKGSVSERGAIRI; encoded by the exons ATGTATCTCTATTCGGAAATGAAGAGGTTATACACCTCTTTTCAGGAGATGATCACTTCTCGGAAAGGGGCACTCAGGAGAAATGGTAGAGGGGGCTTAAAACGCCCGTTGGTGATT TCAGCACCATACAACTTTGAACAGATCCCAGTCACGCTACCAGGTCTCACGCCAGAAGA AATTCTGGTCCTCCGTGAGAAGGCCGCAGCCACCAGACTAGGAATCCACGCCgactcaccaccatcaataGCGACCTACTCTGTGTCTGCTCCGAGttcatcctccaactccagcactcccaaccccaacgtcaCAGGTGTcctgccaccgccgcctcctcccatcatcaccaacctccacacCTCGGGCCCTGGCCGTTCCTCCTCCAGGGCTGGGTCATCGATGCGCAGCTCCTCCGCCCGCTCAGGCACCATCTCGCGTTCCGAATCGATGGCCAGAATTCCCCACCCTAGCAACCTCCGCCACTACGCCAGCTCAGAAGAGGTGaggccgatgccgatgccgatgccgatTCCTTCCGGTGGTGGTCTCCCAGCGCAGAGCAATCACTCTCTCCTGTTGTTGGGTGAtttggatgacgatgtcgtCTCGCCTCTGGAACTTGACTCACATCCACGACCGGGTAGCAGAAGCAGGGGGCACGTCAACAACAATGTCGATCCTGTCGGCATGTTCCCGCTTGACCTGGACTTTGAGCACCTCGAGAGGGAGTTTGAGCTTGGCAGCCCGATCAGCCCGTTGAGTCCGCCGAGCAAGAAGAATACGCCAAGGGGGAGTCCGAAGGGGAGTGTGAGTGAGAGGGGGGCGATCAGGATCTAa